acaaatttttgaattttgaacttttttgatttttattatttcgtagaTATAAGTTtttcactattttttatttcgtagaTATAACGTTCGTTGGTACGTGGCTCCGATACGTATACAGAATATGATACTTTTTCTGTTGCAAAGAGGTACTAAAAGTTTCCATCTGATTCTTGGTGGAATATTCGTAGTATCCTTGCAAAGTGCCGCTTCGGTGagaaatatatgagaatatattgCATGTACATAATGTGTTgcaattttttcgataatatatgataagttAATACGACAATAagagatacattttatttcagataGCAAGCACTTCCGTATCATACTTCACCGTTTTATATTCTACCCGactagattaaaaatttggtAAAGTAATGTTTAACTATTTTGAGCTGAttagacgaaaaaaaaaaacacgtatTGATTGTCCTCATTGctcagattattattatcctagtaaaaaagacaaaaatttgtttcatgaaagaaattattgctttattttaatgtatgaagtttaaagtataaaattaaacccatatgtaaaataaacgtgtaaaagaaatgtgatctaatttataaaaaattatataaaatgcaagataatacttttattatctttccaataaaagttttatatataacaataaattgatCGGCAAAATTATTGGTTATCTATTAATGGTTATCCGTTACTAAAATACTATTgccaaaaattactttaattatgtttttaagtGATGACGACTACAAAAACCTACACATATCCACTTGCaggatttgaataatttttcaaaaatttgctcCACCATTTTAGATCgtccatttttaattttgaaatttcagcACGTGATTTATGATGAGCGACAAGGCAAACGTATAGAAACCGACTctcatgattataatattttttaaattttatttttttttaacttaagataaatttagaaCTGAACAATGTAATTGGTACATCGGTGTTTTAAATGGAGcaactaatatatttctctgaaaTGTTTTCCTTCGATTGATAGCAATGATTTTATGAGTGGACGAAAGAGAGTAAAgcgtattaaaatacattgctGTAGAGCGTCAAATGCGCATTTCTTATCAAGAGAAATTTTCccataaagtttttttctatGGGAAGTAAACATGTGTATTTCCGCTGGCGTCAAAATCGCCATCGCATAATTACACGCTTTTTCTTGGGGAAGGgttaatattttcaagtgTTCCGATCTCAaggtaaaattttctattacataTTACGCTGCATTTACATCAATTTAagcaatttacattaaaactttaaataataaaatacagctatattattattaaattgatcaaactacaaaaagtgataaataaatttttccattatttttttgcattgtcAGAAACGATAAAcgacaaaagaaatttatataaaagaaaattctcaataggcaaaaattagaaatgctcttttaaataaacgttCGTATTGGaaagattatttatgaaatttatattcattaaaaattataggtTAGatgtttgtatttatattatttgcttgattattttgtatatacaatgaTCTATAACTCTTCTACATATACAGATGCTGATATTGtttgtataacaaaaaaaaaaaaaaattaattgtaaggcTTTTGAACACCTTGTAGTTATTGGTAGATTGTTCATAGAATCCTTAATGAGGTTtgcaacgataaaaatatatcaaaatttattcaacaccgatatttcaaacatttaaagAAGATATCTCTTATTGCAATTGATCGGCGGGCCAGTTTTgaactttacatttttttattctacgagataatcaaaatatcaaaattgataaactaattatattatattatatagtaaacaTTCGATGTATTATATggatatgtaaaatgtaatagagaataaaaaatataataaagttgctcaaattgatacaaatttgatgaaaaaaaataatcatttatcttttattagattaaaccTTTTTCTctaatgtgatatatataatgacgcatcaaatgttatatacatacacacacacacacacacacacacacacacacacacacacacacacacacacacacacacacacacacacacacacacacacacacacacacacacacacacacacacacacacacacacaatagacaatttaaaaatatatatttatgaaatctattattcaaatttaaaacttttagtaGCAAATAAGGAAAGcttcagaaatttaaaaaaattattgaagaaaaatttcaaataaaataagaatttaaacaaaaagaacACACCAAAATAACTTTCAGAAGACTAACATGCTTTGATAGTGCCACTTTAAacacatgtattattattcgacATAACTTAGACGAGTGCTTTATAggagtatatataatagaatgaaGCATAtgcgttatttaaatttaaaactttgcgtattatttaaatttaaaatatgcgtattatttaaatttaaaacttttagtaGCAAATAAGGAAAGcttcagaaatttaaaaaaattattgaagaaaaatttcaaataaaataagaatttaaacaaaaagtacaCACCAAAATAACTTTCAGAAGACTAACATGCTTTGATAGTACCACTTTaaacatgtattattattcgGCACAACTTAGACGAGTGCTTTATAcgagtatatataatagaatgaaGCATATGCGTTACCGAAGAGTAGCGTTTGCGACTGCGCGAAAAatcttttgtgtaaaaaaagttctctcagaaataaaaaacttttctgtGAGAAAATAACCTCTGTTAAATTGCTTTTAATGTGAAATCGATcgtttattcataaattttcacctaagaaaatttcttaaattatatcattacgTAATTGCCCAATTTtccattcaattttaaatagttactatgcattattttcacaatttttctttcatcgaatTAAGaagattattgataataaaatttatactatgAGAAATAACTCGTGCTTGAAACGGTCGATAAATCGAAAAGGGGGAGGGATGAGCGAATATTCGTGTATTCCTTTTTCATCAAACGTGTATCGACAGTCACAGAGAGATGATCTGTCTCGTGGTTCAACATTTTAACATCAATCGAATTTTGTTGCTTATCATTGGTTTATGGCCTTATCAAAGATCGCCTTTAGTTGaacttcaattaattttactttatggTACTCTAATGGCTTTTATCGTATTTCAAGTATGTCAATATTTctgttttgtatttattataaaataataatattatacagatatacaggaatcaataaattattctaattatgttgcacaatttaaatataatcatactGCGTAATTATTggtatgttattattatataaaattattaattagatatctCTTTTGTTAAACTATGGTGCGTAGTAGATTaacgaataattaaaagaaattataaatttataatcaaataatatagctttgacaaaataagataaataacattattacttACAGTTGACGACATTTATAACAGTGGAATGTACTCTGGATCTTATCtataaagttttatctttTGCATTTCTTTGGCTTTGTTTTGTCATCAAATACAATATGTTTTGGATTAATGCCGATATTGTAAGCGTATGAACAATTAAGCACCACTTGTATATGTAGTTTAAGTGTAATATATACGGACTTTTGTTATCCTTGCGATCGAGTTACTCCCgacgattcattttttttcttacataagGGAAATTAGGATGAAACCGGATTTCTTGCATTTGTGTAAAGAATCAGAATCTTTCTACAAAGAATCAGAGagcaatgaaaattttattcatcattaGTAGTCTCTAGTTGATTTTGAACTATGAAGAAATAAGgctaattgataaaaaaaaaagatatttgattgCCAaggataataagattttttgaaaaaaattaaaatacttgctTTTGTTTAACACCTGCGGTAAAATCGGATATCCATTTAAAAGGATATAAAACACCGTGctatacaaaaatgtattctataaacaaaaatcataAGAAAAAACATTCTTGCTCTACATTGCTACGggacttttttatttcattttttaactttagtggtctcaaaaaaaatttttttagtacttttttttttttagtgtcaATTTCCATTTCCAACTGCTTttctagagagagaaagtcagGATAGcagttttttctcttctcattATATGATACGAGGTGTGTAGATTTTGCCCCAACATCAGGAAAATAAACACAATAGGGGATACATTCCGGTGTAAAGTGACGATTGAAACTAATGTGATATACTCTGTAATACATTCAGAATGCAATGCTGCATTTCCCGAGACAGATACTCtgcgtataaaaaattcgcAATGACTCGATCGTTGCCTCGATATCGATCCTACTTGACCCAAAATCTTTGgacttttctcaaaaaaaaaaaaaaaatgtcgtgTGCATGTAGGTACGgtttatctcaaaataatgATGACGTCAATCCaacaataaaactaataatacgAGTTAAGTAATAATACGAAGAAACAAAGGTACCTGGTTTGACTCACCTATACGGTTTTTCCCTACTTTCccctacaataattttttattcttcaatcattacaatatataagagcaaattaaagaaaaatataaaataaatgaatttatttaaatctaattaaaaaatacctaaatataataataactcgaATATTGCAAAAGAGATGGCATACAAAATTGTTAACATAATAGTTAAGGAGTTCGCTGAATCAACTTCAAAATGTGTATAATGagataaaagacaaaaatgaaatcgcaattatagaaaaatacggAAGCAGAGCGAAACGTATTACAATTGGACTTATATGTAAGATGATAATACTTGATCTGTCTTTTATGTTCTAATATCtacttacatttaaataaataaatcgcatatgtaaaaaaaaaaatcaaaaaatatatcttgattaatatatgattattttaaaacttttcttaGTATTTGGGATATTGtgccaaattatttttgcgttaCTATATACTTGGCCGTACATTTTGATTTTCACAAACAAATCTCGTTCCGTGGCGATCGTGGCGCAAAGAGATGTGTGTTTACTTTCTTCTATGCCAAAGATCTCAAGTTCAAATCCAGCCCGAGCTTAAAAATATCGTAGGATTTCTTCACGGTCGCCATCTCTCGGCAGGCAATGACAAAAACCTGCTGAGAGTATCTTGCCTGCAACGGATCGTGGATGAATTAATTCACTATCTAACGCAGCCGGTCCCAAGCCcggattaaaaaagaagggtTCGGGGACAAGGCCAGCAACCTACCCCCGATAAAAAGCATTTGACGCTCACAGAACCGATAATTGTGCCTCGCGAGGCGAAATGATCGGAAAAAACAGGCTCTAAGCCTATttcaagaggaagaagaagaagaagaaatctcGTTCCCATTCATCGCCGTATATAGtaacagaatattttattgatcaagaaaaatattcctaTTTAATTACGCTGCATAGACACGCAGCAGGTTTCATCGGCACAATGGCAATGACAGCGACAGGAACTATGCTCTTAACATATCTTCAACACACTTGCGCCATGTTTAATATCGCTTGGTAAGTAAACaaagtagaaatatataaaacaatttaaataatatgcttaaacaaatcatttaattatatcaacaaaattgtttatagTTATCGTGTTGAACGGGCGattgatattttacaaaaaggtGGTTTGAAAAATGAGCAAAAGAGttatgaagaaataattcGCGCTGTAAATATTCATCGCGAAGCTATGAAGTTCGTATTATTCTTACATTAAGGATgctctggatgtacaatagtagcaaaaaattgtcaaaattaaaaagaaaacatgttccttttacatttatattgtttgaaaaaataaattcgggttatgaaaaaaatttaagtatcacaaaataatatggattttgatgtattcgtaaaagaaaatagttgtaactaatatttttcctaatttatggcaa
This sequence is a window from Cataglyphis hispanica isolate Lineage 1 chromosome 17, ULB_Chis1_1.0, whole genome shotgun sequence. Protein-coding genes within it:
- the LOC126856058 gene encoding uncharacterized protein LOC126856058 is translated as MICLVVQHFNINRILLLIIGLWPYQRSPLVELQLILLYGTLMAFIVFQLTTFITVECTLDLIYKVLSFAFLWLCFVIKYNMFWINADILRSSLNQLQNVYNEIKDKNEIAIIEKYGSRAKRITIGLISYFKRKKKKKKSRSHSSPYIVTEYFIDQEKYSYLITLHRHAAGFIGTMAMTATGTMLLTYLQHTCAMFNIACYRVERAIDILQKGGLKNEQKSYEEIIRAVNIHREAMKLSNFIISSIEGSFFFLIAAGMVCLSCNLLLVASLTNNIGQRLLSLTIVFVLYMYMFLSNYTAQDVTDHNEYVFATIYKVRWYIAPIRIQKMILFLLQRGTIDFNILGGIFVASLQSAASLASTSISYFTVLYSTRQN